A stretch of DNA from Spirosoma endbachense:
CCATTCTATCGGAAATTTGTGTAGCCTATTTTTTGATAGTTCAGCTATAGATCGTCAAGTAAAAGGTAACAGCCAGTCGCAAATTTTACTAGTTGTCAACTAAAATCAGTCGCATACGCAACCGGACTTCGCCCAACAGCCACAAACCTCTCTCCGCCGTGGCCAAAGACGTGAATACACCGTAACTCTTGATAAGCTCCGTTGACTAACTAAACGATAGCGGTTTGGGCCGACGGAATCAACGACGTGTATCCTATACCAAGCCACCCGTATCCGACAAGGTAACTGTCTCCAGATAATCGCTGGGCAACACGCCGAACTGTTCCCGAAAACACTTGGTAAAGTACGACAGCGAGTTGAAGCCTACCCCATAAGCAATTTCCGAAACGTTACCGGCCCGCCCTTCCAACAGTTGGCCCGCACGCTTCAACCGCATCAGCCGGATGAAATCGCCCGATGATTGACCTGTCAGACTGAGGAGTTTACGGTGCAGTTGCATTCGGCTTAAACCCACTTCGCGCCCGAATTGCTCGACATTAAACTCGGGATTGCTCATGTTTTCTTCCACAATTCGGATTATCCGCGTCAGGAATTTTTCGTCGGCGGAGGTAACGGTGATATCTTGGGGCTGAACCCTGATTTCGCGACTAAACCGGTCGTGCAGCATCTGTCGGCTGGCAATCAGGTTTTGGGTACGAAGCAGCAACTCCCGCGCATCGAAGGGCTTGGTCAGATAATCGTCGGCCCCGGTTTCGAGGCCCGTCAGCCGCTTGTCCTGAGTCGCAAGGGCCGTTAGCAATATAAACGGAATGTGGTTGGTGCGCTCGTCGGTTTTGATACGCTGGCAAAATTCAATGCCGTCCATGTCGGGCATCATCCAGTCGCTAATGATGAGATCGGGCAGATTTTCCTGGGCGGCAAGTAGTCCCAACTGGCCGTTTTCTCGTTCAAGTACCCGGTAAGTTCGTTTCATCTGCTCCCGAATAAACTGGCGGATGTCATCATTATCGTCTACGATCAGCAGCAACGGCAGCTGGCTCATAGTAGTCTGATCAGGAGAACTAATTTGTAGTGCCGTGGCTTCTGATTCGGCAATTGGCAGGGAGTCGTCAACCTCGAAGCTGGTATCCAGAACGACCGGATTGGGAGTCGATTCGGTGGCGGCCAATTCGCTGGCCGGAGTTGTCAGGGTGGCCATTGGTAAGCAAACAACAATCCGGGCACCAGGGGTAGATTTGGGGTCAATTCGGATGGTGCCGCCGTGCAACTCGACAATCTCTTTGACTAACGACAACCCGACGCCCGTACCCGGTTGCCGGTCCTGTTGGGGAGCCGTTCCCTGATAAAACCGCTCAAATACCTGCGTCGCCTGATCAGGCGCTACACCAATGCCGCTGTCGTCGACCGTCAGTTCCACAAAATCCTGTTCGTGAACCTGTACTGGCCCACCAGAAAGGGTAATTTCGCCCCCGTCCGGGGTAAATTTGAAGGCGTTTGACAGTAGGTTTGTCATTACTTTCTCCAACTGATCGGGATCGTGACTCACCGGTAGCGGGAAGGGCGAAAGGTGTACCGATAAACGAATATGACGCTGACTGGCCAGGGACGAAAACAAGGCCGATACCACGTTGAGCAGCGGGCGCAGGTCGCCGGTTTGTGTTTGTAAGTCGAGCCGACCCGATTCGAGCTTCGCTAGATCGAGTAACTGGTTAATCAAGCGCAGGAGCCGCTGGGCGTTGCGTTGCATGACGGTGGCCTCGTTTTTATGCAGCGTGGTTTCCGGCCGGGTGGTCAACTCATACATTTTTGCGCTCAAGGTCCCCATAATCAGCGTCAGCGGAGTGCGAAATTCGTGCGTGATGTTGGTGAAGAACCGGGATTTAACTGCGTCTAATTCCTGCAATTGGTGTGCCTGCTCCGTAAGCGTAACTGCCTGATTTTCGAGAAGATGCGTTTGAATTTCTAACTGACTATTTTTCTCCGCTACGAGTTTGCTTTGATCCAGCAGCACCTGATCACTGTGAATTTTGAGTCGTTGCCGACTCACCACCAGCCCCGCAATGAGCAACAGAGCCAGCAAGCCTGTGCCAATACTGTTGCGCCACAATCGCGATACCTGCTGATCTTTTTTGAGCAGTTCGATCTCTGCCTGTTTCTTTTCCGACTGGTACTCGGCCTGAATTCGGGCAATTTTTTTGGCATTCTCTACCCCAAACACAGAGTCGTTCAGGGCCACCCATTTTGACAGAAACTGGTAGGCTTTCGCAAAGTTGCCGGTCTGGGCGTTGGCCGTTTCCAGCCCTTTATACACGATCAATCGTTTCTCGTTGTCTTTCGATTCACTGGCCAACACATAGACTTTGTCGAAGTAGGCAAAGCTCTCTGCAGCCCGACTGGTCTTTAGCCGAATATCACCCAGCGCCAGCAGAATCCCCATTATATCGTCCTTGTCGTTGAGTTGGTTACCCAGTTGCAACGCCCGCTGGAGAAACATTTCGGCCTTTGCGTACTGACCCAACCGGGCGTATGTTTCGCCGAGGTTGTTGTCGCAGATGACCAGGCCACTTGGTTCGTTAAGTGCTGCGTAGCGGGTTCGCGCCTGAATCAGATAGCTAATGGCTTTGGGGTAGTCTTTTGTCACTATACAGATCGACCCCATGTTCACCAGAACACCCGCTTGATGGTTGGGTTCGATACCTTCACTTTTTGTGTATGATTGCCGCAAGTAATAAAGGGCCTGATCGTACTTCTGCTGGCCCTTCAAGAGTACGCCTATGTTGTTAAGGAGGTAGGCGATCCGGGCCTGGTTTCCTACTTTTTCCCATAGTTTGAGGCTTTTAAAGGAGTACTCTGTTGCCCTCGAAAAATCCCCCATCCCTTTATAATTTATACCTATGTTTCCATAGGCTGATGCCAACCCATCCTCATCCTTCAACTCCTCAAAGTAGGGGATCGCTTTTTTTGTATAGTGCATGGCAGTCTGATAATTACCCTGGAACCAATGGTAAATACCCAGGCTGATATAGCTGCGCCCAATGCCCCGCCCAT
This window harbors:
- a CDS encoding hybrid sensor histidine kinase/response regulator transcription factor, which produces MAIRLLALLFSLFFLASPQLAIAQQSKRDSLDNLLKHAGPDTNRVLLLTKAVGVYYTYNPQQAKKYADEAMQLAQKLGYGRGIGRSYISLGIYHWFQGNYQTAMHYTKKAIPYFEELKDEDGLASAYGNIGINYKGMGDFSRATEYSFKSLKLWEKVGNQARIAYLLNNIGVLLKGQQKYDQALYYLRQSYTKSEGIEPNHQAGVLVNMGSICIVTKDYPKAISYLIQARTRYAALNEPSGLVICDNNLGETYARLGQYAKAEMFLQRALQLGNQLNDKDDIMGILLALGDIRLKTSRAAESFAYFDKVYVLASESKDNEKRLIVYKGLETANAQTGNFAKAYQFLSKWVALNDSVFGVENAKKIARIQAEYQSEKKQAEIELLKKDQQVSRLWRNSIGTGLLALLLIAGLVVSRQRLKIHSDQVLLDQSKLVAEKNSQLEIQTHLLENQAVTLTEQAHQLQELDAVKSRFFTNITHEFRTPLTLIMGTLSAKMYELTTRPETTLHKNEATVMQRNAQRLLRLINQLLDLAKLESGRLDLQTQTGDLRPLLNVVSALFSSLASQRHIRLSVHLSPFPLPVSHDPDQLEKVMTNLLSNAFKFTPDGGEITLSGGPVQVHEQDFVELTVDDSGIGVAPDQATQVFERFYQGTAPQQDRQPGTGVGLSLVKEIVELHGGTIRIDPKSTPGARIVVCLPMATLTTPASELAATESTPNPVVLDTSFEVDDSLPIAESEATALQISSPDQTTMSQLPLLLIVDDNDDIRQFIREQMKRTYRVLERENGQLGLLAAQENLPDLIISDWMMPDMDGIEFCQRIKTDERTNHIPFILLTALATQDKRLTGLETGADDYLTKPFDARELLLRTQNLIASRQMLHDRFSREIRVQPQDITVTSADEKFLTRIIRIVEENMSNPEFNVEQFGREVGLSRMQLHRKLLSLTGQSSGDFIRLMRLKRAGQLLEGRAGNVSEIAYGVGFNSLSYFTKCFREQFGVLPSDYLETVTLSDTGGLV